One region of Oceanipulchritudo coccoides genomic DNA includes:
- a CDS encoding response regulator encodes MLIGLNFINPLHAEYQTGPAYFFADKLELVPEREFYDVLKLKDSLWFAGEGLSVLENGVWHDVYTEGRYTSLASDPEGKHVWFAGPDGVGWLKANNRAPGGTVSIEAGYIWDIVFRKGKLWFVGSSGYGWIDPVNFSINLSVEKSFEPRPFTMDPGGPLDGLLIGLFSGLWKIDENGHEQVVPIEMTGGNVVTWMAWSNDQYILGTSTSIYTWSGVEGEYPELVNSNYPDYFKKGISNAIDWGPYILITDYPSGVAFLDKRQLSITGYASVYSGLDIGDVYKIEKGSGTDIVVLGTEGVARVDPNADSLFFPSNVIFEENLVRTFLADSSDGFVFSEKSWVKFDANGFLRGSISGISKWSSVTPGGSVAFGNVVNYNTLEQGDLSLGVLPEPVHDLKWGSSVALASGQNGLYTVTEDLEMELVYPTDQEMNILGELHGRFFALSERGLLVSLSHNGEIWMVETLSESLKGSFQYSAISDNQIVFSQDSGLYRISNTGEITRIPIAQDWQVRGVASSGESNYISYYNPITAEHGVAVYGGGSTHMLSIPYLELCGEPIGLMANAARLGVLGSNGVGWYALDELEPVSIPAVRFDLFLDNQPVADRTIRSGMHYIDLKIDLGRPEIPSQVQYRINEGRWRNVNLKDPSLQFAGHGEFAVELRAVHPNGMSSVPRRVQFGIAPPWYLNPIFQGILFLLLLILSWAIYMFRNAQLKKRNIWLENEVRKATRELEAANAARINFLAGLSHDIRNPLNGVLMIAETLTRDPPRSGDDSRLKDLTEFGIIVDRMLGEILDFSAIDQANLPMALIPVSITDILGTSVKQNQFNIQKALVNITLAIDPELKEVVIKTDRNWMIKILTNLIVNALEYSESERIEVGAKCHKLSPEHVELEIFVKDWGLGIDDAEKGFVFERFYRGESGIDSGKHGTGLGLSICQDVAHAMGAHLGLSDNEPSGCNFFLKGRFARVAGAKELDQDAVLSQLRGKKVLIVDDLSYNRRSIVDFFKTIGCDCDDCENGREALQMLEDNSYDLALLDWDLPGLMGPEIAAMHRHKHPEDKVIIIALTAYTDGEKLRESEQAGMNGYISKPLTASRLAYAMANVEDKQLQRPSTMDMVDSEELNEEIYKHIRDCLRFGHQSEWENLRRCAHRLTTLALMRNNPAMQQVCRDLQVSAQSGNVEEIHIGLAELQQWDRR; translated from the coding sequence TTGCTGATTGGATTAAATTTTATCAATCCGCTCCATGCAGAGTATCAAACTGGACCGGCTTACTTTTTCGCGGACAAGCTGGAACTGGTCCCTGAGCGGGAATTTTACGATGTTCTTAAACTTAAGGATTCCCTTTGGTTTGCCGGGGAGGGTTTGTCTGTCCTGGAAAATGGAGTCTGGCACGATGTGTATACGGAAGGTCGCTACACCTCACTCGCCTCCGACCCGGAGGGCAAACATGTGTGGTTTGCTGGACCGGACGGGGTTGGTTGGCTAAAGGCAAATAATCGCGCCCCGGGTGGTACCGTTTCAATCGAAGCAGGTTACATTTGGGACATTGTATTCCGGAAGGGGAAACTCTGGTTTGTGGGCTCATCCGGCTATGGTTGGATTGATCCGGTGAATTTTTCTATTAACCTGTCTGTTGAGAAGTCTTTCGAACCGCGCCCCTTCACGATGGATCCGGGGGGTCCTTTAGATGGCCTTTTGATCGGACTTTTCTCCGGGTTATGGAAAATTGATGAAAACGGACATGAACAGGTTGTTCCCATTGAAATGACTGGAGGTAATGTTGTTACCTGGATGGCCTGGAGCAATGATCAATATATTTTGGGGACATCAACTTCGATATACACCTGGAGTGGAGTAGAAGGGGAATATCCAGAGCTGGTGAATTCCAATTATCCGGACTATTTCAAAAAGGGCATCAGTAATGCGATTGATTGGGGGCCTTATATTTTGATAACCGACTATCCTTCCGGGGTGGCGTTTCTTGATAAGAGGCAGTTATCAATAACTGGTTATGCATCGGTTTACAGCGGCTTGGATATCGGCGATGTTTATAAAATAGAGAAAGGGTCAGGAACTGATATCGTAGTTTTGGGTACAGAAGGAGTGGCTCGTGTCGACCCGAATGCGGATAGTTTGTTTTTTCCATCCAATGTGATTTTTGAAGAAAACCTGGTTAGGACCTTTCTTGCAGATTCCTCAGATGGGTTTGTTTTTTCTGAAAAGAGCTGGGTAAAGTTCGATGCAAATGGATTCCTGAGGGGCAGCATCAGCGGGATATCCAAATGGTCGAGTGTTACACCTGGCGGGAGCGTTGCCTTTGGAAATGTGGTCAACTACAATACTTTGGAACAGGGGGATTTATCACTTGGAGTACTTCCCGAGCCAGTTCATGACTTAAAATGGGGTAGCTCCGTAGCCTTGGCATCTGGGCAGAATGGCTTGTACACCGTAACCGAAGATCTGGAGATGGAACTGGTCTATCCGACCGACCAGGAGATGAATATTCTTGGTGAATTGCATGGACGCTTCTTTGCCTTGAGCGAAAGGGGACTTCTTGTCTCGCTTTCACATAACGGGGAGATCTGGATGGTCGAGACGCTGAGCGAATCGCTGAAGGGCAGTTTCCAATACTCAGCAATTAGCGACAATCAGATTGTTTTCTCTCAAGATTCAGGGCTGTATCGAATTTCCAATACCGGGGAAATTACCAGAATCCCTATTGCCCAAGACTGGCAAGTGCGGGGAGTTGCCTCCAGTGGTGAATCAAATTATATTTCCTATTATAATCCTATAACGGCGGAGCATGGAGTGGCAGTGTACGGCGGAGGCAGCACTCACATGCTTTCGATTCCCTATCTTGAGCTTTGCGGTGAACCCATAGGCCTGATGGCCAATGCAGCACGGCTTGGCGTGCTCGGCTCCAACGGTGTGGGTTGGTATGCTCTGGATGAGTTGGAGCCTGTGTCTATTCCAGCTGTTCGATTTGATCTCTTTCTGGACAACCAGCCCGTGGCGGACCGGACAATCCGCAGCGGGATGCATTATATTGATCTCAAGATTGACCTGGGGCGCCCGGAAATTCCAAGTCAGGTACAATACCGGATCAACGAAGGCCGCTGGCGAAATGTTAACCTGAAGGATCCCTCACTACAATTTGCCGGGCATGGGGAATTCGCGGTTGAGCTGCGGGCGGTGCATCCAAACGGGATGAGTTCAGTTCCGCGGCGGGTTCAGTTTGGAATTGCCCCACCATGGTATCTCAATCCGATTTTCCAGGGGATACTTTTTCTGCTTTTGCTCATCCTTTCATGGGCGATCTACATGTTCCGAAATGCACAGCTGAAGAAGCGAAACATCTGGCTGGAAAACGAGGTCCGGAAAGCCACACGCGAGCTGGAAGCAGCGAATGCGGCGCGGATCAACTTCCTGGCGGGCCTTTCGCATGACATTCGCAATCCGTTGAATGGCGTGCTCATGATTGCCGAGACCCTGACGCGGGATCCACCTCGCAGCGGTGACGATTCGCGGCTCAAGGACCTGACCGAATTCGGGATCATTGTGGATCGCATGCTTGGGGAAATCCTGGATTTTTCGGCGATTGACCAGGCAAATCTCCCGATGGCGTTAATCCCCGTGTCCATCACGGATATTCTGGGAACTTCAGTGAAGCAGAATCAGTTCAATATCCAGAAGGCGCTGGTCAATATAACCTTGGCGATAGATCCTGAATTGAAGGAAGTGGTCATCAAAACCGACCGTAACTGGATGATCAAGATCCTCACTAACCTGATCGTGAATGCCCTTGAGTATTCCGAATCCGAGCGGATTGAGGTGGGCGCGAAATGCCACAAGTTGAGTCCTGAACATGTTGAGTTGGAGATATTTGTGAAGGACTGGGGGCTGGGCATTGACGATGCCGAGAAAGGGTTTGTCTTTGAGCGGTTTTATCGTGGAGAGAGTGGTATCGACAGCGGAAAGCACGGGACTGGCCTCGGCTTGTCAATTTGCCAGGATGTGGCCCATGCCATGGGTGCCCATCTTGGGCTTTCTGATAATGAGCCAAGTGGTTGTAACTTTTTCCTGAAGGGGCGCTTTGCCCGTGTGGCCGGGGCGAAGGAGCTTGATCAGGATGCCGTGCTGAGCCAGCTGAGGGGAAAGAAGGTGCTTATTGTCGACGACTTGTCCTACAACCGCCGGTCCATCGTGGATTTCTTCAAGACAATCGGTTGTGATTGTGATGATTGTGAAAATGGCCGTGAGGCCCTCCAGATGCTTGAGGACAATTCCTATGATCTGGCCTTGCTTGACTGGGACCTTCCGGGCTTGATGGGGCCGGAAATCGCGGCAATGCACCGTCACAAGCATCCGGAAGACAAAGTGATCATCATTGCCCTCACGGCCTACACAGACGGGGAGAAACTTCGGGAAAGCGAGCAAGCCGGGATGAATGGATACATTTCCAAGCCACTCACTGCCAGCCGCTTAGCTTATGCGATGGCGAATGTTGAGGACAAACAGTTGCAGCGCCCGTCGACAATGGACATGGTCGATAGCGAGGAATTGAATGAGGAAATTTACAAACATATCAGGGATTGTCTGAGGTTTGGCCATCAATCGGAATGGGAGAATTTGAGAAGATGTGCACATCGCTTGACGACCTTGGCGTTGATGAGGAATAATCCCGCCATGCAACAAGTTTGTAGAGATTTGCAAGTATCTGCCCAATCGGGGAATGTGGAGGAGATCCACATCGGGCTTGCTGAACTTCAACAATGGGATCGCCGATGA
- a CDS encoding response regulator: MKEMALCLDDDPLSLRLVEHLLKKRYEVISCATIDKAIRAVQKYDMALFLCDYHLGESFTGSQAYETLRQDFGYNPVHRVLITSYPSSEIEAEALASGFDRVFSKPLRKEFQMYCLNLNMPRIRNPLAAGQ, from the coding sequence ATGAAGGAAATGGCACTTTGCCTGGATGATGATCCCCTGTCTCTAAGACTCGTCGAACATCTCCTGAAAAAGCGCTACGAAGTTATATCGTGCGCTACCATCGATAAGGCAATCCGCGCCGTCCAAAAGTATGACATGGCATTGTTTCTTTGCGATTACCACCTTGGCGAGTCGTTTACGGGATCACAGGCTTACGAAACCCTTCGGCAGGATTTTGGCTATAATCCGGTCCATCGGGTCTTGATCACTTCCTATCCTTCTTCCGAGATTGAGGCAGAAGCCCTTGCCTCTGGCTTTGACCGGGTCTTTTCCAAGCCTCTCCGCAAGGAGTTTCAGATGTACTGTCTGAACTTGAATATGCCGAGGATCAGGAATCCTCTTGCAGCTGGTCAGTAG
- a CDS encoding type II secretion system protein, with protein sequence MKFQIPRKKSGFTLVETMITVTIIGLLTSVSVPAVMSAKDRALAVSLANDFRTYAAAFEIYALEEGSWPADGLPGSIPAGMEDQLPKFAETTYQNGKWDWEHNAVGVTAGVSLRLSSIDEKVLTRIDEMLDDGNLTAGKFRKTNGNGVTLVLEE encoded by the coding sequence ATGAAATTCCAAATCCCAAGAAAGAAGTCGGGCTTCACGCTGGTTGAAACCATGATTACCGTCACAATTATTGGTCTGCTCACCTCAGTTTCCGTACCGGCTGTCATGTCAGCCAAGGACAGGGCACTGGCTGTTTCCCTTGCCAATGATTTCAGGACTTATGCTGCCGCCTTTGAAATCTACGCTCTTGAAGAAGGATCTTGGCCGGCGGACGGCCTTCCAGGCAGCATTCCTGCAGGTATGGAAGATCAATTACCAAAGTTTGCTGAAACAACTTATCAAAACGGCAAATGGGATTGGGAACACAATGCTGTCGGCGTGACAGCTGGTGTGAGTCTACGCCTCAGCTCAATTGATGAGAAGGTCCTGACCCGGATTGATGAGATGCTTGATGATGGCAACCTCACGGCAGGTAAATTCCGTAAGACAAATGGCAACGGAGTAACCTTGGTCCTTGAGGAATAA
- a CDS encoding TonB-dependent receptor — protein sequence MMMWLAGVLSGEEVLELEPYTVEAWHFDTLGLEVPADVVRLEQSELETSLGASVPELLGQLAGIRFSGFTGNGTEGQLAMRGFGDNSGLRVLVLVDGLSYNPGDMSGINWMGLDVGELQSVEVIRGGQSVLYGNHAVSGVIKLKTREPGDKLEGRSLLEAGSNSAFRGSWGLGQTMHGVGIRGGIYYSDTDGFRDNSAAESRGAQLAWKHGGEESASWTGRIHLDRSEIQYPGPLTYQQAKENPRQSGFLEEQSSQIDSLLATIGTTGSEEWGQWEAQAGFLSRDRTWREGASGISSATESRNLQRRATFSPRLLIPLGQNSLIFGTDLSRDWLETENYLSANGNIKRAEADLERTAAGGYAFGQLMLTDAWKISGGIRIESADTDYQYIRFKEEQLRPELITNRGTIPNPLYKNPPEIDPFLSFDGPVKKSGWAAEISLVKMLSKTLSVWGGWDRVYRYPSLDETASYQDYPLAIPFNTDLDPETGNNFELGIKRSGSQWSGGLTVFYMLMNDEIFFDESVRLNRNMGKTERLGIELDTSWQAERYGYYARIAWVEAGFRGIRSLHAGDRIPLVPELNASFSAWLLIAVDWRVSVDLQYQSDQIQGNDFLNTERTIPEYFLGGVSLQWNFIDDFKLTVRINNLFDREYFSTAYSGGFYPGSGREFRVGLKGIF from the coding sequence ATGATGATGTGGCTGGCCGGCGTCCTGTCTGGGGAGGAGGTGCTGGAATTGGAGCCGTATACAGTGGAGGCGTGGCATTTTGACACCTTGGGGTTAGAGGTACCGGCAGACGTGGTACGGCTTGAGCAATCTGAGTTGGAAACCAGCCTTGGAGCGAGTGTCCCGGAATTGCTGGGCCAACTGGCGGGCATACGCTTCAGCGGGTTTACGGGCAACGGGACGGAAGGGCAGTTGGCGATGCGCGGATTTGGGGACAACAGCGGACTGCGGGTACTGGTACTGGTTGACGGACTTAGCTACAATCCCGGAGACATGAGCGGCATCAACTGGATGGGATTGGATGTCGGGGAATTGCAATCGGTGGAAGTGATCCGCGGTGGACAGAGCGTACTTTACGGGAATCACGCGGTATCGGGTGTCATCAAGCTGAAAACGCGTGAACCGGGTGATAAATTGGAAGGGAGATCACTTCTGGAGGCGGGAAGTAACTCCGCGTTTCGTGGTTCCTGGGGGTTGGGGCAGACAATGCACGGGGTTGGAATTCGTGGAGGTATTTATTATTCGGATACAGATGGTTTTCGTGATAATTCAGCAGCTGAATCGAGAGGCGCACAGCTTGCCTGGAAACATGGAGGGGAGGAGAGTGCGAGCTGGACCGGGCGCATTCATCTCGATCGGTCAGAGATTCAGTATCCGGGGCCACTAACTTACCAGCAGGCCAAGGAAAACCCGAGACAGTCAGGATTTCTTGAGGAACAGAGCTCCCAGATAGATTCCCTGTTGGCCACAATTGGGACCACAGGATCCGAGGAGTGGGGTCAGTGGGAGGCACAAGCGGGATTCCTAAGTCGGGATCGAACATGGCGGGAGGGAGCAAGTGGTATTTCTTCAGCGACTGAATCACGGAACCTACAACGCCGGGCAACGTTTTCACCAAGACTTTTGATTCCATTGGGACAAAACTCGTTGATATTTGGTACCGATCTAAGCCGCGATTGGCTGGAAACCGAAAATTACCTGAGCGCAAACGGGAATATCAAACGAGCGGAGGCTGATCTCGAACGAACAGCAGCTGGTGGTTATGCTTTCGGCCAATTAATGCTCACTGATGCGTGGAAGATCTCTGGAGGAATCCGCATCGAGTCGGCTGACACGGACTACCAGTATATTCGGTTTAAAGAGGAACAGCTTCGTCCTGAATTGATTACAAACAGGGGCACCATACCGAATCCCCTCTATAAAAATCCCCCTGAAATCGATCCGTTCCTCTCTTTTGACGGGCCGGTGAAGAAGTCAGGCTGGGCAGCGGAGATTTCCCTTGTTAAGATGCTTTCGAAAACCCTCTCGGTCTGGGGCGGTTGGGATCGTGTCTACCGGTATCCATCACTTGATGAGACGGCATCGTATCAAGATTATCCATTAGCGATTCCTTTCAACACTGACCTCGATCCGGAGACGGGGAATAATTTCGAGCTGGGCATCAAGCGATCCGGTTCACAGTGGAGTGGAGGATTGACCGTATTCTACATGTTGATGAACGATGAGATCTTCTTCGATGAATCGGTTCGCCTTAACCGAAATATGGGCAAGACCGAACGACTGGGCATCGAACTGGACACCTCCTGGCAGGCTGAAAGGTATGGCTATTATGCGCGAATTGCGTGGGTGGAGGCAGGGTTCAGGGGAATAAGGTCTCTTCACGCCGGTGACAGGATTCCGCTTGTGCCCGAATTGAATGCTTCTTTCTCAGCTTGGCTTTTGATTGCCGTAGACTGGCGTGTGTCTGTTGATTTGCAGTACCAGTCAGACCAGATACAAGGAAACGACTTTTTAAATACAGAAAGAACGATTCCAGAATATTTCCTTGGTGGCGTTTCGCTCCAGTGGAATTTTATTGATGATTTTAAGCTCACCGTGCGCATCAACAATCTCTTCGACAGGGAGTATTTTTCAACAGCGTACAGTGGAGGGTTTTATCCGGGATCCGGCAGGGAGTTTCGTGTCGGACTGAAGGGAATTTTCTAA
- a CDS encoding sodium-translocating pyrophosphatase, which yields MNNLLFWITPVASIAALGFAFMFFRNMLKSSEGTETMRTIAQHVRVGAMAYLKQQYKVVAVFFVIIFLVFAYLAYGLHLQNKWVPFAFITGGFFSGLAGFFGMKTATYASARVANAARESLDEGLKLAFRSGAVMGLVVVGLALLDISVWFLVLNKFVVTDSPQEKLAIITTTMLTFGMGASLQALFARVGGGIFTKAADVGADLVGKVEASIPEDDPRNAATIADNVGDNVGDVAGMGADLYESYCGSILATAALGAAAYAQGDPEIQYKAVIAPMIIAGLGTLLSIAGVYIVRTKPGARQRELMSSLGRAINFSSILIVVASFFLLRALGLPNWAGIWGAIVTGLVTGIVIGKATEYYTSHEFKPTRSIAESGKTGPATVIISGMGVGFISTVIPVLAVVVGTTLAYGFASGNWQFSSSSMSQGLYGIGIAAVGMLSTLGLTLATDAYGPIADNAGGNAEMSGLGPEVRARTDALDALGNTTAATGKGFAIGSAALTALALLASYIEELKIGLIHLMDKGTAFTFPNGIELTTQEAIRNLDLMTFMDYFEVTLMNPKVLIGIFLGSMMAFLFCGLTMNAVGRAAQKMVEEVRRQFREIEGILTGKAEPDYARCVEISTVGAQQEMILPSTIAVLVPVIVGVIFGVPGVFGLLAGGLATGFVLAVFMANSGGAWDNAKKYVEEGHLGGKGGDTHKATVIGDTVGDPFKDTSGPSLNILIKLMSMVSIVMAGVTVAYSVF from the coding sequence ATGAACAATCTTCTTTTCTGGATCACACCTGTCGCCTCCATTGCCGCACTCGGATTCGCCTTCATGTTCTTCCGGAACATGCTCAAGAGCTCTGAGGGAACTGAAACCATGCGGACCATCGCCCAGCATGTTCGTGTCGGTGCAATGGCCTATCTGAAACAGCAATACAAGGTAGTTGCAGTATTCTTTGTCATCATATTCCTCGTCTTTGCCTATCTGGCTTACGGTCTGCATCTGCAAAACAAATGGGTCCCCTTCGCATTCATCACGGGAGGGTTTTTCTCAGGACTGGCCGGTTTCTTCGGCATGAAGACAGCCACTTACGCTTCGGCACGCGTTGCCAACGCCGCCCGGGAGTCACTTGACGAGGGATTGAAGCTCGCCTTCCGAAGCGGTGCAGTGATGGGGCTTGTCGTCGTTGGTCTGGCACTGCTGGATATTTCGGTCTGGTTCCTTGTCCTGAACAAGTTTGTCGTGACCGATTCCCCCCAGGAGAAGCTGGCCATTATCACGACGACCATGCTGACCTTCGGCATGGGAGCCTCCCTTCAAGCCCTCTTTGCTCGCGTTGGTGGAGGCATTTTCACCAAGGCAGCCGATGTCGGTGCCGACCTTGTTGGAAAAGTCGAGGCCAGCATACCTGAGGACGATCCGCGAAATGCCGCCACGATTGCAGACAATGTGGGTGACAACGTCGGAGATGTCGCCGGCATGGGTGCCGACCTGTATGAATCCTACTGTGGATCCATCCTCGCCACAGCCGCCCTTGGGGCGGCGGCCTACGCACAAGGTGATCCCGAAATTCAATATAAGGCCGTCATTGCCCCCATGATCATTGCCGGTCTTGGTACCCTTCTTTCAATAGCGGGAGTCTACATCGTCCGGACAAAACCCGGCGCCCGCCAACGCGAGCTGATGAGCTCCCTCGGCAGGGCAATCAACTTCAGCTCGATCTTGATCGTTGTGGCGTCATTTTTTCTGCTCCGCGCACTTGGGCTTCCCAACTGGGCCGGGATCTGGGGCGCAATCGTCACAGGCCTCGTGACCGGGATTGTTATCGGCAAGGCGACCGAGTATTATACAAGCCACGAATTCAAACCAACTCGCTCGATCGCCGAATCTGGAAAAACCGGCCCGGCAACCGTCATTATCTCCGGAATGGGCGTGGGCTTTATTTCAACTGTGATTCCAGTACTTGCCGTGGTTGTCGGAACTACCCTCGCCTATGGCTTCGCTTCGGGCAATTGGCAGTTCAGTTCCAGTTCAATGAGCCAGGGACTGTATGGGATTGGCATTGCCGCGGTTGGCATGCTTTCAACGCTGGGACTTACCCTCGCTACGGATGCCTACGGCCCGATCGCCGACAACGCCGGCGGTAATGCGGAAATGAGTGGTCTGGGGCCGGAAGTACGGGCACGCACAGACGCTCTCGATGCTCTTGGAAATACAACGGCCGCTACCGGCAAAGGATTTGCCATCGGATCAGCCGCCCTCACAGCACTGGCTCTACTTGCTTCGTATATCGAGGAACTGAAAATCGGTTTGATCCACCTAATGGACAAGGGAACCGCCTTCACTTTTCCAAATGGGATCGAACTGACTACCCAGGAGGCAATCCGAAACCTCGATCTGATGACCTTCATGGATTACTTTGAGGTCACCCTCATGAATCCCAAGGTCCTGATCGGAATATTCCTCGGCTCGATGATGGCTTTTCTCTTTTGCGGCCTGACGATGAATGCTGTTGGTCGCGCCGCCCAGAAAATGGTTGAGGAGGTGCGCCGACAGTTCCGCGAAATAGAAGGAATCCTGACCGGCAAGGCCGAACCCGACTACGCCCGCTGCGTGGAAATCTCCACCGTGGGGGCACAGCAGGAAATGATCCTGCCATCCACAATTGCCGTTTTAGTACCAGTAATCGTGGGCGTCATCTTTGGAGTGCCCGGTGTCTTCGGGCTTTTGGCAGGCGGCTTGGCGACAGGCTTTGTCCTCGCCGTGTTCATGGCCAATTCCGGAGGTGCATGGGATAACGCTAAAAAGTATGTCGAGGAAGGCCACCTCGGGGGCAAGGGCGGTGACACGCACAAGGCAACGGTCATCGGGGATACTGTCGGTGATCCATTCAAGGACACCTCCGGGCCTTCGCTGAACATCCTCATCAAGCTCATGAGCATGGTCTCGATCGTCATGGCTGGAGTTACCGTGGCATACAGCGTATTCTGA
- a CDS encoding FAD-dependent oxidoreductase, with the protein MEGKLRRKVVVVGAGPVGLAAALTLKARDVEVELIERDDRPGTHSYALALHPKTLSLLREWGVSEELEKSSVTVSHLAFCDENGPRHELDLSKVNGHDSGLLIVGQDHLEEALVRPLERAGVKLSWSHRLSTMQQDEDGLDLELERLSEGMSGYAMARLEWQVDKELHTQADYVIGADGHFSMVRRKLGIEFPNVAPTQSFAVFEFKTDFNHNNRAHIVMGEEGTSILWPLPGGYCRWGFEIEESKAEQFSRDKDRLFVQVGAHGYHVLETQMLEALIKERAPWFNGSIGQFRWRMIVRFEKRLAESFGKGRTWLAGDACHLAAPIGMQSMNLGVQEGHLLAQIIADVLDGKSGADQLEEYGASRLKEWRSLMGLDVMMMETAVTSPLLARYSDRLMECIPASLDTLGSFADLLGMEIVPKE; encoded by the coding sequence ATGGAAGGGAAGTTACGTCGGAAAGTTGTCGTTGTTGGTGCCGGACCTGTTGGTCTTGCTGCAGCTCTCACCCTAAAGGCCAGGGATGTAGAGGTGGAATTGATTGAACGGGACGATCGACCCGGGACGCATAGCTATGCTTTGGCATTACACCCGAAGACCCTCTCCCTCCTGCGCGAGTGGGGCGTGAGTGAGGAACTTGAGAAATCTTCCGTAACTGTTTCCCATCTGGCCTTTTGCGATGAAAATGGACCTCGCCACGAGTTGGACCTTTCCAAGGTCAACGGGCATGACTCAGGATTGCTCATTGTCGGCCAGGACCACTTGGAGGAGGCGCTGGTACGACCGCTCGAACGAGCAGGTGTCAAGTTAAGCTGGAGCCACCGCCTGTCCACCATGCAGCAAGACGAGGACGGCCTGGACTTGGAATTGGAGCGTCTGTCGGAGGGAATGAGTGGATACGCCATGGCGCGTCTGGAGTGGCAGGTCGACAAGGAGTTACACACGCAGGCTGATTATGTCATCGGGGCAGATGGACACTTTTCCATGGTGAGAAGAAAATTGGGTATCGAGTTTCCTAATGTGGCCCCGACGCAGAGTTTTGCCGTCTTTGAATTTAAAACTGATTTCAACCATAATAACCGGGCCCACATTGTCATGGGTGAAGAGGGGACTTCCATCCTTTGGCCATTACCGGGTGGTTATTGTCGCTGGGGTTTTGAAATTGAGGAGTCCAAGGCTGAGCAGTTCTCACGGGATAAGGACCGCCTGTTTGTCCAGGTCGGCGCACATGGCTATCATGTTTTGGAAACTCAAATGTTGGAGGCCTTGATCAAGGAACGCGCCCCCTGGTTCAACGGATCCATCGGCCAGTTCCGCTGGAGAATGATTGTCCGTTTTGAAAAGCGCCTGGCCGAGTCATTCGGGAAGGGGCGCACTTGGCTTGCCGGCGATGCATGCCATCTGGCCGCACCAATTGGGATGCAGAGCATGAACCTGGGAGTCCAGGAAGGCCATTTGCTCGCACAAATAATTGCCGATGTCCTTGATGGGAAGAGTGGCGCCGACCAACTTGAAGAGTACGGAGCATCCCGGCTGAAGGAATGGCGAAGCCTGATGGGGCTTGATGTCATGATGATGGAAACGGCGGTGACAAGCCCGCTCTTGGCAAGATACTCGGATCGTTTAATGGAGTGTATCCCGGCCTCCTTGGATACGCTTGGGTCATTCGCAGACCTCCTCGGGATGGAAATCGTTCCCAAAGAGTAA
- a CDS encoding nucleoside deaminase produces the protein MERAKLYTSVSLSLPEWVRDWEVNLDKKYPTDEDKMRLAVELSAKNVEESSGGPFGAAIFNSDTGEVISIGVNRVVPLFNSTAHAEMMAFMLAQHRLRNHRLNASRHHFVMATSAQPCAMCYGASVWAGINRILIGARREDVESLTEFDEGPMPRNWIQGLKRRGISVDRDILRKEASEVLREYARQTGQTY, from the coding sequence ATGGAACGAGCAAAGCTTTATACTTCGGTTTCCCTGTCACTCCCTGAATGGGTTCGGGATTGGGAAGTGAATCTGGATAAGAAGTATCCCACGGATGAGGACAAGATGCGTCTCGCCGTCGAACTTTCAGCTAAGAATGTGGAAGAATCAAGCGGTGGACCCTTCGGGGCGGCTATCTTTAATTCCGATACAGGCGAGGTTATCTCCATCGGGGTCAATCGCGTCGTTCCGCTATTCAACTCAACTGCTCATGCGGAAATGATGGCCTTTATGCTCGCCCAACACCGGTTGCGCAATCATCGCCTCAATGCCTCGCGTCACCATTTTGTCATGGCAACCAGCGCTCAACCCTGCGCGATGTGCTATGGAGCATCCGTCTGGGCGGGTATTAACCGGATTCTTATTGGAGCACGCCGTGAGGATGTGGAATCGCTGACGGAGTTTGATGAAGGTCCCATGCCCAGAAACTGGATACAGGGACTTAAACGCCGCGGCATTTCTGTGGATCGCGATATTCTTAGAAAAGAAGCTTCCGAAGTCCTCAGGGAATACGCCCGCCAGACTGGACAGACCTACTGA
- a CDS encoding ExbD/TolR family protein, with product MSSRSRLNKTEERTDINISPMIDMVFILLIFFIVTTVFVEEEGISVDKPTPQPPDKEQEERDEPVILRVTTNNQVIHDGNVVTLNRVETLVKTAISKSDVPVIMQVERGALAGVMVQVMDRAKVGGAEKISVTSVEAQ from the coding sequence ATGAGTAGCCGTAGCAGACTTAACAAGACCGAGGAACGCACCGATATCAACATCTCCCCGATGATTGATATGGTCTTCATTCTCCTCATTTTCTTTATCGTAACGACCGTTTTTGTTGAGGAAGAAGGCATCTCAGTCGACAAGCCAACTCCGCAACCTCCTGACAAAGAGCAGGAAGAGCGTGATGAGCCTGTCATTTTGCGGGTAACGACCAATAACCAGGTTATCCACGATGGGAATGTAGTGACCCTCAATCGTGTGGAAACTCTCGTCAAAACGGCAATCTCCAAGTCTGATGTCCCTGTCATCATGCAGGTTGAGCGAGGCGCCCTGGCAGGCGTAATGGTTCAAGTCATGGACCGGGCGAAAGTCGGCGGAGCGGAAAAAATTTCCGTAACGTCAGTTGAAGCTCAGTAG